A single Actinomycetota bacterium DNA region contains:
- a CDS encoding ABC transporter permease: MISSEKEVRAARIRAALEHVATPFVSIALAMLVGSLIIWLVGYDPGKAFLALLDGSFGGPRQIGDTMLRATPLIFTGLAVAYGFRAGLFNIGAEGQLFMGGLVAAWLGLLLAGLPPVVTIPTIIVAGMISGAAWAFVPAVLKARVGAHEVITTMMFTFIARYIVSWLVTGPLQAEGAIPQTKELPPESTLPRLVELMPFLETGRAHVGFFMALAFAVFVWWILKRTTLGFEARAVGYNPFASETSGISVSSTTVKSLCISGALASMAGVMEVIAVHGRLFDQFSAGFGFTGIAVALLARNNPLAVVAAAILFGALSAGAGTMQMQADVPPEVIFIIQALIIFFVAAQQLARWVVRPLSGKGEAKGA, encoded by the coding sequence ATGATCTCCAGCGAAAAGGAGGTACGCGCAGCCAGGATCCGAGCAGCGCTTGAGCATGTCGCAACGCCGTTTGTCTCGATCGCACTGGCCATGCTTGTGGGATCTTTAATCATCTGGCTGGTCGGCTACGATCCCGGCAAGGCCTTCCTTGCCCTGCTCGACGGCTCGTTTGGCGGCCCGCGTCAAATTGGCGACACGATGCTTCGCGCAACTCCGCTAATATTCACCGGTCTCGCGGTGGCTTACGGATTCAGGGCTGGGTTGTTCAACATTGGCGCAGAGGGCCAGCTTTTCATGGGCGGCCTGGTCGCCGCCTGGCTTGGCCTTTTGCTTGCCGGCTTGCCACCTGTCGTCACGATCCCCACAATTATCGTTGCCGGAATGATCTCGGGAGCCGCATGGGCGTTCGTGCCCGCGGTTCTCAAAGCCCGGGTGGGCGCTCACGAGGTAATCACCACAATGATGTTTACCTTCATAGCGCGGTACATAGTCTCGTGGCTTGTTACCGGCCCTCTTCAGGCCGAGGGGGCGATTCCGCAGACTAAGGAGCTTCCACCAGAATCAACTTTGCCAAGACTCGTGGAGCTTATGCCCTTCCTGGAGACGGGACGCGCTCACGTTGGGTTCTTTATGGCTTTGGCGTTTGCGGTGTTCGTTTGGTGGATACTCAAGCGTACCACTTTGGGTTTTGAGGCCCGAGCGGTTGGCTACAATCCTTTTGCCTCCGAGACAAGCGGCATATCCGTCTCATCGACTACCGTCAAGTCGCTTTGCATCTCAGGCGCACTGGCATCCATGGCGGGAGTCATGGAGGTGATTGCGGTACACGGCCGGCTGTTCGATCAATTCTCGGCGGGCTTTGGATTTACCGGAATCGCGGTTGCGCTTTTAGCGAGAAACAATCCGCTCGCTGTCGTCGCAGCGGCCATATTGTTCGGAGCGTTGTCCGCGGGCGCCGGAACCATGCAGATGCAGGCCGACGTGCCTCCGGAGGTAATCTTCATAATTCAGGCCCTGATAATCTTTTTTGTGGCCGCGCAGCAGCTGGCTCGCTGGGTTGTCAGGCCTCTGAGCGGCAAAGGGGAGGCAAAAGGTGCTTAG
- a CDS encoding ABC transporter permease, with the protein MLSDILAPDLFASAIRIATPIALAAIGGAICERAGVVNIALEGIMLFSAFMGVVGATFTGSAWGGVAVAVVAGLSLALVHAFASITLKTDQVVSGTAINILAGGLTGFFMEVIFQRPGTTDPVTRLSPLLELNGPTTGYLADIWVWINTTLFSYTPIVYIAILIAIVGQWAMFNTRWGLRLRALGEHPQAADTVGINVYRGRYVAVLMSGALAGLAGANLTLEQVGSFTEGMTNGRGFIALAANIFGRWTPAGSYGASLLFGFADALQIKLQLLRDVVAIPSQFFLMLPYVLTVVVLAGVVGRAVAPAAVGKPYEKS; encoded by the coding sequence GTGCTTAGCGATATACTCGCCCCCGATCTTTTTGCTTCGGCAATTCGAATCGCAACTCCGATTGCCCTTGCCGCGATCGGCGGCGCCATCTGTGAGCGGGCCGGTGTGGTGAACATCGCGCTCGAGGGAATCATGCTTTTCTCGGCGTTCATGGGTGTGGTCGGGGCCACCTTCACAGGGAGTGCGTGGGGAGGCGTCGCGGTAGCGGTTGTAGCGGGCTTGTCGCTGGCGCTCGTTCACGCGTTCGCTTCGATCACGCTCAAGACCGATCAGGTTGTCTCGGGCACGGCTATAAATATTTTAGCTGGCGGCCTGACCGGATTTTTCATGGAAGTGATCTTCCAGCGCCCTGGAACCACCGACCCGGTGACGCGACTTAGCCCGTTACTGGAATTGAATGGGCCGACAACAGGGTATCTGGCAGATATCTGGGTGTGGATCAATACGACGCTGTTCAGCTACACCCCTATCGTTTACATTGCGATTTTGATCGCTATCGTTGGGCAGTGGGCCATGTTCAATACGCGTTGGGGATTGCGTCTGCGAGCGCTCGGCGAGCATCCGCAAGCCGCGGACACGGTCGGTATCAACGTGTATCGCGGCAGGTATGTAGCTGTGCTCATGAGCGGCGCTTTGGCTGGTCTGGCCGGAGCGAATCTGACGCTGGAGCAGGTCGGGTCGTTTACCGAAGGAATGACCAACGGTCGCGGTTTTATCGCTCTTGCCGCAAACATATTCGGCCGCTGGACGCCCGCGGGGTCGTACGGCGCCTCGCTGCTGTTCGGCTTTGCGGATGCGCTTCAGATCAAGTTGCAGCTGCTGCGTGATGTAGTTGCTATTCCATCACAGTTTTTCCTGATGCTACCCTATGTGCTGACCGTGGTTGTCCTCGCGGGTGTTGTTGGCAGGGCTGTTGCGCCCGCGGCTGTGGGTAAGCCTTACGAGAAGAGCTGA